The stretch of DNA CATATGATGAATGGCGGATGGCATGGCTGGTTCCTTGGCCCAATCATGATGATTGTGTTCATTTCCGTAGCGGTGGTAGTGGTCGTGCTTTTGTTGCGGTGGCTTGGGGTTCTGAGCCATGGCAGTCCTCACCATCAACCGCCAACAAAGACGCCACTCGACATCCTCAAGGAGAGACTTGC from Sneathiella sp. P13V-1 encodes:
- a CDS encoding SHOCT domain-containing protein, producing MSRFINYLICMGIVSLLPSTVLAQQQGTGYGPHMMNGGWHGWFLGPIMMIVFISVAVVVVVLLLRWLGVLSHGSPHHQPPTKTPLDILKERLARGEIDKEEFEERRRIIDQ